In Jannaschia sp. CCS1, the DNA window GGGCGGAGACCTACCGCGACCAGAAACGCTCTGTTGATTTCGTGACAGATTTGGCCGCCGAGGGGTCTGTTGCCGTCCTCTCATTCACGGATCAAGCCTATCGCGAAACACTGGCGCCAGGACTGGAGGCGATCGGCTTGCCACAGCGCGATATTGGCAAAGCAGAGGTCGGTCAACTGTTAGATGATCTGAACACGCAACAGCTTGTTCTGCGTCTGCCCCATATGGCGGCCATACGCGCCGCTCTGCACCGTGATATCCAGATCTTACCTGTATTTGCAGATATCTTCAGTCGCGGTGGACCCCGAAATCGTGTCAAAAACGCGCTTTGGCGCTATTTTCTGACTCGCCGGACTGTGCCCTGCATCTCGAACCACAGCCTCAACGCATCCCGCTCTCTGATCGAGGAGGTTGGAGTGCCCGCCAACCAGGTTGTTCCGTGGGACTGGAGCCATATCCCAATCCAATCTCCCCCCAAGCAGAAAATGGGCGACCCGACTGCGCCCACTGCATTCTTTGCCGGGACACTCAGCGCTGCAAAGGGTGTTGGCGATTGTATCAGCGCGGTGGCTGCTTTGACCCGCATGGGCGTCCCCTTGAAGATGCGGTTCGCAGGC includes these proteins:
- a CDS encoding glycosyltransferase family 4 protein, translated to MTDLAAEGSVAVLSFTDQAYRETLAPGLEAIGLPQRDIGKAEVGQLLDDLNTQQLVLRLPHMAAIRAALHRDIQILPVFADIFSRGGPRNRVKNALWRYFLTRRTVPCISNHSLNASRSLIEEVGVPANQVVPWDWSHIPIQSPPKQKMGDPTAPTAFFAGTLSAAKGVGDCISAVAALTRMGVPLKMRFAGGGDTTPWQNLAYKLGVSEQVEFLGIVTNMQVRDEMRSHDFVIVPSRHSYPEGLPNTIYEGLAAQSVLVISDHPAFQGRLEPDRETLVFAAGDADALAKCLRRAIEDTTLYAAISTRAAAAHDKLYCGLDWCDLIRHFINDPKDERGWVAAHQIGSVSSISKV